A section of the Entelurus aequoreus isolate RoL-2023_Sb linkage group LG21, RoL_Eaeq_v1.1, whole genome shotgun sequence genome encodes:
- the rpl28 gene encoding 60S ribosomal protein L28 yields the protein MSSHLQWMVIRNCSSFLIKRNGQTYSTEPNNLKARNSYRFNGLVHKKTVGVQPAADGKGVVVVLKKRKGQHKPVNSYEKITINKNSRATLSSLRHIISKNKYRKDLRMAALRRASAILKSQKPVVVKKKRTRATKTA from the exons ATGTCGTCCCATTTGCAGTGGATGGTCATCAGGAACTGCTCCAGCTTTCTCATCAAGAGGAATGGACAGACATACAGCACC GAGCCTAACAACCTGAAGGCTAGGAACTCCTACCGCTTCAACGGGCTGGTGCACAAGAAGACTGTAGGTGTGCAGCCAGCTGCTGATGGCAAAGGTGTGGTTGTCGTCCTCAAGAAGCGTAAAG GTCAGCACAAGCCCGTCAATTCTTACGAGAAGATCACCATCAACAAGAACTCCCGTGCCACTCTCAGCAGCCTGAGGCACATCATTAGCAAGAACAAGTACAGGAAGGACCTGCGCATG GCTGCCCTGCGTCGTGCCAGTGCCATTTTGAAGAGCCAGAAGCCCGTCGTGGTCAAAAAGAAGCGCACCAGGGCTACAAAGACTGCATAA